The following are from one region of the Nicotiana tabacum cultivar K326 chromosome 3, ASM71507v2, whole genome shotgun sequence genome:
- the LOC107804516 gene encoding protein POLAR LOCALIZATION DURING ASYMMETRIC DIVISION AND REDISTRIBUTION, producing MGSDDYCSISIITARACTEIRKRRSAETTCTRSFSTCISPRWILSRWFETKKVKEQQLQYVSRKKEKKINRKKKDYLTRLERESSSPSTALEGGDKKADSLNLGIGFGLIYLFNATKNELNKIVEIRREMEILLHNSKVEFQNQGRIRRNLSDSRAKISHHDSDYVEQFAYSTDIEEESEITCSHDHTAFNCKSMKGNERNLEMNQLEAELEVELERLQFHSDSEVMLKYPTQQNAEIMDSSEGSISTSFTEVYNPNACVTIESCGVPAEELNRKLHELLQTRQEERIKELESALESAMQKLEEKEKEICWWRDTAKVISQQVPSRRSLATID from the exons ATGGGAAGTGACGATTATTGTAGCATCTCCATAATCACAGCAAGGGCTTGTACAGAAATTAGGAAAAGAAGATCTGCAGAAACAACGTGTACCAGGAGCTTTAGTACTTGTATATCGCCAAGGTGGATTTTGTCGAGGTGGTTTGAGACAAAAAAAGTGAAGGAGCAACAGCTTCAGTATGTTAGcagaaaaaaggagaagaagattaATAGGAAGAAGAAGGATtatcttacaagattagaaagggaGTCCTCATCGCCTTCTACGGCACTGGAAG GAGGAGACAAGAAAGCAGACTCTTTGAACCTAGGCATTGGATTTGGTCTAATTTATCTGTTTAATGCTACCAAAAATGAGCTCAACAAAATAGTTGAGATTCGTAGAGAAATGGAAATCCTGCTTCATAATTCCAAGGTGGAATTCCAAAACCAAGGAAGAATCAGAAGAAATCTTTCTGATTCAAGAGCCAAAATCTCACACCACGATTCAGATTATGTTGAACAATTCGCATACTCTACTGATATAGAAGAAGAATCAGAAATCACTTGCAGCCATGATCACACAGCTTTCAACTGCAAATCAATGAAAGGAAATGAGAGGAATTTGGAAATGAACCAGCTTGAAGCAGAGCTCGAAGTCGAATTAGAACGTTTGCAATTCCATTCAGATTCAGAAGTCATGTTGAAATATCCAACACAACAGAATGCTGAG ATTATGGATAGCTCAGAAGGAAGCATTAGCACAAGCTTTACAGAAGTATACAACCCTAATGCCTGTGTAACAATTGAAAGCTGTGGAGTTCCAGCAGAAGAATTAAACAGGAAACTGCATGAGCTTCTGCAGACAAGGCAAGAAGAAAGGATCAAAGAACTGGAATCAGCTTTAGAATCCGCCATGCAAAAgcttgaagaaaaagaaaaagagatctGTTGGTGGAGAGATACTGCTAAGGTCATCTCTCAACAAGTTCCTAGTCGTCGATCACTTGCTACAATAGATTAA